One part of the Vicia villosa cultivar HV-30 ecotype Madison, WI linkage group LG6, Vvil1.0, whole genome shotgun sequence genome encodes these proteins:
- the LOC131608711 gene encoding uncharacterized protein LOC131608711, which produces MASSLSLSKLVVTPNAKKSDYSSESIRSRSIKTNFLAFDLSSTAKLRANSLRIHHENPFKTSFRVRCSQADGNGVPAKRTVLHDLYEKQGQSPWYDNLCRPVTDLIPLIESGVRGVTSNPAIFQKAISSSNAYNDQFRELVQAGKDIESAYWELVVKDIQDASKLFEQIYDQTDGGDGYVSVEVSPSLADDTQGTIEAAKWLHKFVSRPNVYIKIPATAACVPSIKEVIANGISVNVTLIFSLERYEAVIDAYLDGLEASGLNDLSRVTSVASFFVSRVDTLIDKSLEKIGTPEALNLRGKAAVAQAALAYQLYQRKFSGPRWEALVKKGAKKQRLLWASTSVKNPAYPDTLYVAPLIGPDTVSTMPDQALLAFIDHGAVARTIDSNASEAEGIYNAIQKLGIDWSDVGNQLELEGVDSFKKAFDSLLDTLQEKAKSLKLVSK; this is translated from the exons ATGGCTTCTTCTCTTTCACTTTCGAAGCTTGTTGTAACGCCAAACGCTAAAAAAAGCGATTATTCTTCCGAATCGATTCGGTCCAGATCCATCAAAACAAACTTCCTCGCGTTCGATCTTTCGTCAACAGCGAAACTCAGAGCTAATTCTCTTAGAATTCATCACGAAAACCCTTTCAAAACCTCTTTTAG GGTTAGATGTTCACAAGCAGATGGAAATGGAGTTCCTGCTAAAAGGACAGTGCTTCATGATCTTTATGAGAAGCAAGGGCAGAGTCCATGGTATGATAACCTCTGCCGACCAGTTACGGATCTGATTCCTCTTATAGAAAGTGGTGTCAGAGGCGTCACTAGTAACCCAGCG ATCTTCCAGAAAGCTATCTCATCTTCAAATGCTTACAATGATCAGTTCAG GGAACTTGTGCAAGCAGGGAAAGACATTGAAAGTGCATATTGGGAACTTGTAGTGAAGGACATTCAAGATGCTTCCAAACTATTTGAACAAATTTACGATCAAACCGATGGTGGTGATGGCTATGTTTCTGTTGAAGTATCTCCTAGTCTTGCTGATGATACTCAAGGAACCATAGAAGCTGCAAAATGGCTTCATAAATTTGTTTCTCGCCCTAATGTTTATATTAAGATTCCAGCTACAGCTGCTTGTGTCCCTTCAATAAAGGAAGTGATTGCCAATGGAATAAGTGTGAACGTGACT CTGATATTCTCTCTTGAAAGATATGAAGCTGTAATTGATGCTTACTTGGACGGTCTCGAGGCATCTGGTTTAAATGACCTCTCTAGAGTCACAAGTGTTGCCTCTTTCTTTGTCAGCCGAGTAGACACTCTCATTGACAAAAGCCTTGAGAAAATCGGCACTCCAGAGGCCCTTAATCTACGCGGAAAG GCAGCAGTAGCCCAAGCAGCACTGGCTTACCAGCTTTACCAAAGGAAATTTTCTGGTCCAAGGTGGGAAGCTCTAGTTAAAAAGGGAGCCAAGAAGCAAAGGCTCCTTTGGGCCTCTACCAGTGTCAAGAATCCTGCCTACCCTGACACCTTATATGTTGCTCCTCTTATCGGACCCGACACC GTATCTACCATGCCCGACCAAGCTCTTCTAGCATTTATCGATCATGGTGCTGTAGCCAGGACAATAGACTCAAATGCATCTGAAGCTGAAGGAATATACAATGCTATCCAGAAATTGGGTATTGATTGGAGCGATGTTGGTAACCAGCTTGAACTTGAAGGAGTTGATTCATTTAAGAAAGCCTTTGATAGCCTTCTGGATACACTGCAGGAGAAAGCAAAATCTCTTAAATTGGTCAGTAAGTGA
- the LOC131608712 gene encoding peptidyl-prolyl cis-trans isomerase FKBP19, chloroplastic: MASISSFSVPSLPKSQSQDPDSSCSGKRNDRNSSCCFPPSFERRKMILSSAAVIAGGFCNGGVSLASEFADMPALRGKDYGKSKMRYPDYVETESGLQYKDLRPGNGPKPKKGEIVVVDWDGYTIGYYGRIFEARNKTKGGSFEGDDKAFFKFRIGSQEVIPAFEEAVSGMSLGGVRRIIVPPELGYPESDYNKGGPRPTTFSGQRALDFVLKNQGMIDKTLLFDIELMKIIPN; the protein is encoded by the exons ATGGCTTCAATTTCGTCCTTTTCCGTTCCTTCTCTCCCAAAATCTCAATCTCAG GATCCCGATTCTTCTTGCTCCG GTAAAAGAAACGATAGGAATAGTAGTTGTTGTTTCCCGCCATCGTTTGAACGGAGGAAGATGATTCTCTCTTCTGCTGCTGTTATTGCTGGAGGATTTTGTAATGGCGGAGTTTCTCTTGCGTCTGAATTTGCTGACA TGCCTGCGCTTAGAGGGAAGGATTATGGTAAATCAAAAATGCGATACCCAGACTATGTAGAAACTGAATCTGGACTACAATATAAG GACTTGCGACCAGGGAATGGCCCCAAACCGAAGAAAGGAGAGATAGTAGTG GTAGATTGGGATGGCTACACCATAGGTTATTATGGTCGCATATTTGAAGCCCGGAACAAAACGAAAGGTGGTTCCTTTGAG GGCGATGACAAGGCCTTTTTCAAATTCAGAATAGGATCTCAAGAG GTAATACCAGCTTTTGAAGAGGCTGTTTCAGGCATGTCTCTTGGGGGCGTTCGAAG GATAATTGTGCCCCCAGAACTTGGATATCCTGAGAGTGATTATAATAAAGGTGGCCCAAGACCTACGACATTCTCG GGCCAACGAGCTTTGGATTTTGTGCTAAAGAATCAAGGGATGATAGACAAGACTCTCTTGTTTGATATTGAGCTAATGAAGATTATTCCAAACTGA